A segment of the Bacteriovorax sp. PP10 genome:
GAGATGCTAAATAATCCAAAGATATAAGCAAATAAAATACCTATTGTAATGATCCTATCACTCGAAGTGATTTCTGAAAGAGAGGAGAATAGTCCAGGGCCTGTGAATTGCTGGATAATGAAAACGATAAAACCACACGAAGCAAGAACGATTGATTTTTTTAATTCTTCAGGTGTGAAGGTAACGAAAGGAACGATCAGTGGAGCGAAGTAGTAAAACTCAAAAGCAGAATTGGCGGGGACGCCGTCAATGCTTAAAAATATTTCAAACAATCCTACGAAATGAATCAGAATCCTGCCGGCATCATACTTTCTGATGCGGATTAAATAGATTCCGATGGCCGTTAAAAAAAAAGCACTCATATGAGAAATTGTCAGTAGATTATTTTTTCCATGAAGCTCATAAAAGAAATAAAAAAGGAATGTAATGAGCGAGGCGATGGCATCAAAGCTTGCGATCTGAATGGCGATCTTCTTATTATCTTCCATTTGAGGATAGACCCCAAAAGAGATGAGCTTAAGAAATACCTTTTTAGCAAAAAGCATAATCAACCTTGTCCAAGAAATGATGATTTATCTTACTCATAAGTCTTAGGAATAGCTAAATATTTTTTCTTCTCTCGAAGTTGTCGCAATGATTACTCGAGAGGGACTTACTTATGCGTAACGGAATCGAATCACAAAAAAAATGAGAAAAGCCTGTAGTTTTTACATGATTTTCACAACTTCATCTTAAGAGGTGTATCATGCAGGAACTTTTATCCTCAGGAGTAAACCTATGAAAATGATTATCGCATCTCTTCTTTTTACACTTTCATTGTCTGCATCAGCGACAACTTATTTTAACTGTAAGATTACTGAGCTAGATGAAGTGGGTTCACCAATCAGCATCGGTAATGAAGTCACAGTAAGTGTGGCAGACGCAAACCCTAAAACAACTGTTATCGGAAGCTCAAACGGAAGACAGTACAACCTAAGTTTTTCTACTGTTGAGTCTTACAGACAAACAATCAGCACTGTTAATATTTGTTTTGGATATGATTCGAGATGTACAGTTTTAGGATCAGCTAGGAATTCGGCCGGATCACTTTTAATTGTGAACGATCTTGTTAATGCTGCTTCTGTAAGTTGTATTAGACTTTAACTTTTAAATAATCGCGTCTTTAAAGATTGAACTCTTAAAGACGCGAATTGTTTTTTTAGATTAAGGGCAAGGAGTCATCAGCTTGCCATCCAATGCCTGATTAAAAAATACCGTCGTAAAATTCAAGCTTCTTGTTGATGCACAAATCGCTGCAGAGAACTTAGTATACTCAGCAAGCAGGACTGCTTTATTCTGAGCGACAAAAGGGCTATAACGAGCGCACTCGTTATACACGTTACATGATTCAACAATCGAGAAGTCATAATAATCCACTAGAGCAGTGACCTGGTCAGTTGCATTCTTTAATCCAATCAAGAGACCCTTAGAGTGTGCTGTCGTTGCCAGAAATTTATTATAATCGATTTGGTGGGCCATTGTTAACGGGAAGCCCGGTTTGTTTGTGTATCCATCAACGTTGTCTGGGTCTACACCGTCACATCCTTTTTTCTTTGCCAGCGACATTCTGTCGGCCATGATTTTACGAACGCCTTCGTTTCTTACGTCTAGCCATTTTTCCCCAGGCCATCCATCAAGGTTATTTCCTAAAGCGACCTTTGGAAAAAGAGCAGCATCGATACGCCAGTCTTCATAAGAGCCTGCAGAAAAATAGCAGATAACAATTTTACCCTGATCTTTCAGAGTGGCGATGGTTGCTTCTGTCGTATCGTAAAGATCGATGTCGTATAACTTCGCTGGAGTGTCCAGATTCACTTGTCCTTGAAGTTGTAAGTGAAAGCTTGTTCCGGCCGGCACGGCCGAGATTGTCGGAGTTGGGGGTGTTACTGGAGGAGTCACTGGCGGAGTTACCGGAGGCGTAACCACAGGAGGAGTGACCACACTTCCTTGGTCGTTAAGAACTAGATAGTCGAGTTTTAAATCATCAGCAGATGCACTTGTTAAGCGAATCTGAACTGTATTATTAACAACTGATCCTGCAGGTAATTTAACTTTAATCGTTTTGGCCTTGCTCGTTCCACTTGTTGAAGCGACAGAGACATAAGTACCGGCAGAGTTTAATACCAGGAAAGTAAAAATATTTTTAGCAGTTGTCTGAGTCAGTGATGCTTCTAAAGTAAGAGTGCTTCCCATACCTTTCGTTGAGAATTTAAAAAGAGAAGTAAGTTTAGCGCTGGTGCTTGAATAAAGCATAACGTTGGCGTTGTCATTTGCCTTGGCCAAACTTTTAACGACACCATCAAGATCGCCAGCACTTACTGACATTGTTGTGGGAGCTGTTGTGGCCGCTTCAGAGGGGGTCATTGAGATAAAAGTCATGGTCGAAAGTAAGGCTAAAGACAAAGGCAGGCATGCACTTTTTAGCATTGAGATCCCCTGAGATAAAGTAAATGAATACTGAGTTTTCGGTTAAATCAGGACTAACTTTATAGCTGATTAGAGGCAGGGCCTAGTGAAATGTTCAGTCCTTGAACTTCAGAGGCATTAGCAGGGGAATGGTACGTTTAAGGTGACCATTATCTATGGCATTGAAGGTTTAAAATTAAGAAGTCTGATCGCAAAAGATATGGCATAATTTCTTCTGAGGTAGGCATGAAGATAAAGAATCTTAAAAGTCATTATATGAAATGTGGCGCGATCACGTTTGGATTTTGTTCATTTTTAGCTATATTATTTTATATTGGACTAAATTTGTTACTACCAGATCAAGGGGCCAGTTATTCGGCCGTGAGATTTAATATGAAAGTGGCCGGCGTTTTTGCCTTCTGTTTATTTTATATTAATCAAAAATTTTATTTCCCTCATTATTTTTATAAAAAACTTGAATGCCCAAGGTGCACGCAGACTTATTTTAAATCTAATAATGTCGGGACATCAATCCGTATGGACATTCTTAACGAATCGCCTTGCAAGAGTTGTGGCCATCAATTTCAATTTGAGATTTAAGAAGGAGTTGATATGAAAAAGGCCATTTTTCTTGATCGTGATGGAGTGATTAATAAATTAATTATCCGCGAAGGGAAAGCTCAGGCGCCTTATACACTGGAAGAATTTGCACTTTATCCAGGAGTAGAAGAAGCACTAAAAATGATTAAAGATGCTGGTTACCTTGCAATCATCGTCACTAATCAACCAGACGTTGCACGCGGATGGGTTAAAAAAGAAAGTGTTGAAATGGTAAACGCTAAAATAAAAGAGCTTCTGCCAATTGACGATATCAAAATTTGCTTTCATACAAATGCCGACAATTGTGTTTGCCGTAAACCACTGCCTGGAATGCTTTTAGAAGCGGCCGCGGATTGGGAAATTGATTTGAAAGAATCGTTTATGGTTGGGGACCGTTATGGAGATATCTCTGCCGGTGTAAAAGCAGGTTGTCGAACAATTTTAATTGGTGCAGGGGACGCTCAGGAGGATCATCCGAGTCCTGATCACAAAGCTGAATTGCTAATTGATGCTATGAAATTTATCTAATTAACATTTTTGTAAATGCTGTAACCAAGATAATACTTAATTAATTTTTTTGCTGATTCATCTGAGGCATCCAAACTTTTTAACCAACCAGGTGTCGGAGGAGTTCTTCCAAGCTTTTCTGATTCAACTCCAAAGTATTTTGTTTCTTGTTCATTCCATCCAGACTGCTTAAAAAATTCAAACCAATTTTCAGGATAGAAAAGAAATGGAGCATTTCTCATTTGAGTTAATCTCTTGGGAGTTCTTAAAAATTTTAAGATTTCAGGAGAGTAGTATTCAGTGATCCAATGGCCGAAGTTGTGATATTTTTTTAAAGCATCGGCCAGAGACCTGGCGTCGTCATTGGATAAATAGGGAATCACACCTTCAGTGATCACTAAGACATTTTTAGATTCACGGGAAATTTGAGAGAGAAATTCATCGCGGATTTCTACCTGTGATAAATCCATCTGCACTCGCTCTAGTTTGCAGTGAGGAGTTTGATCTTTTAATTTTGCATTTTTGTGGTCAATGATTTTTGGAAAATCTACTTCAATCCAGCGAAGATCGGCGGGAAGATTTAAGCGGTAGGGTCTTGTATCAAGGCCAGCACCGAGATTTAAAACAGTGTCGATCCCAGTGGGGATGAGGTTCATTATAAAATGATCGATGATATGTGTACGGATAACAACCGACCAGGCCGTATAACGTGAACCTTGAGTCCTGGTAGCGATTAACTCGCCTTGCTCACCAACCAGTAAAGAAGCAAATGTATCGTGGAAGAGAGCATCTTTTCTCAAAGACTCTTCTGCGCGATAAGCAGCAACCCACAAAGCGGTGTCGGTTACGTCATTAATTTCTGCCTGGGATAAATCCTTATTCATGAAGGTAGCATAATAGAATTTTAGTCAGAGTGACAAATGAGAAGTTTAAATGATGTTTAAAAGTCTGCGATGAGCAGCATATTCTTTTTCAACCCGTCTTTGATAACGAATTTCTTCTTTCATATTTTCTACTATTTCTTTTTCCATCATTATTTTTTCAAGCTTGATACGCTTTTTAACGACATCCAGACTTCTGGCATGAAGTGGACGATGGGGATCTTTGTAAGGAGCATATCTTTCAGATGGGATGTTTTTATAAATAACGAAAGTCATTTTTTCAATCATGGAGAGAGTATATCAAGGATCAGGTGCTGAAAATTTCTCATGGAGGAGCACGAGGAATTACAGATCTTTATCCTTGTCATTCCGACGTGAGATGAGAGTTAAAGTGCCCATTTATTGGGTATTAAAAATGACAATGATTTCATCATATTTAAATTTTTCCTGAGTCAAAAAACAAAGAAAGAGACTTCAAAAGTATAAGTTTTTCGAAGGATAAAATTGATGTGTTAAAGTTATCCCTTTCGGAATATACTTGGCCCATTAGGTGATTGATCATTTTTTGTTTAATAACAAAGGCCTGACAGTCCATAAGAGGAAAGTAAGATTTAACGCAATCCTAATATTATTTTTATAAAATTAGTAGGTTAAGTGGTAACGCCTAAATATAAAATATACCCATCTCATTGAATGGACTCTAACAGTTTGGTATTGTGCGAATATGGAATTACTCAATTTAGCTGCCGTTGCTCTGTTCAACGCATTAGATAAGCATAACATCGATAGAAATCTATTGATCGAAGGCACTGGTCTAAAAATGGAGTATATGGATGATCATCAGAAGAGACATTCGTGGGATCAGTTCGTAAAAATGTACGCTAACTGTGCAGTTCATATTGGTGCAGAGGAAACTGCAAAAGAAATTGGATACCTTGGTATCTATAATGAGAACATTGCTCTGATTAGAAAAGTTGGTACTGGTTTATTAGATGTTAAAACTATCTATTGGTATACCGCGACTTTTGTAGCGAAGCACTTATTTAAAGAAAGTGTGACTTTCAAATACAAAAAAAATAACAGCAAACAAGTTACAATGGAAATTAATATCCATCCTGAGCTTGTTGATTGTCCGTTACTACTTCAAACATACACTCACTTGTTCGAAACTCTTCCAACTGTACTTGGTTTACCAAAAGCAAAAGTTGCGGCGAGAATTACTGAAAGAAGAGGCGAGTATACAGTTTATTTAAAGCACACTTCTTATTTCAAACTTGTCTGGAAAAGATTTTTAAGCATCTTCACTGGAGACGCAAGTACTATTGAGTTGATTACAGATTTAGAAAATCAATCAATCGAGCTTTCAAAGATTATTGATGAGAAGTCTCAGCTGTTAAGAATTGTGTCTCACGATGTCGCTAATCAGATCAGTATCATTGATTACTACCTTAAAAAGACTATGAGAAATGAAGAACTAAGCGAGGAAGATCAAAAATATCTTAGCATCGCTAAAAACAGTTCTAATAAACTATATAATATTTTAAAGAATGTTCAGAACATGGAAGTTACTTCACTTCGCGGAATTGATATTGTTCCAGTTGATATTGAAAAAATCTTTATGTCTGTGCAATACGATTTTCAGACTCAGCTTGATCATAAAAAGTTAACTCTTAAATGTAAAAATGAAGTGCATCCAAGTATATCTGTTTTAGCAGAAGCTTCATCTCTTGAGACAAACGTTTTAGGAAACTTAATGGCCAATGCAATTAAGTTTTCACCTGAAGGCGAGACGATTGAGCTCCGAGCAAGACTTGTTGGTGAGAGAGTCATTATTACTGTAAGCGATCAGGGGATGGGAATTCCTTTTGAAGAGAGACATTCATTGTTTACAAAGAAGCTGAGAAACAGCTCTATTGGAACAATGGGAGAAACGGGAACGGGTTTTGGCCTTGGGATCGTTTTAAATTATGTGAAGCTCTTTAATGGCCGAATTTCAGTAGAATTAAACGTTCCTCACGGATCAGTATTCGTAGTGGAACTTGATGCCTTCGTGCCACAAATAGTTACCAATCAGGGTCCGTTCAAGAATATTTTGCCAGGCTCAAGCCTTCGTAATTAGTCTCAAATTAAATATAATTATCAGTATTCCAAATCCTATTTAGACTCTTAAGAATCGAATTTATTCTTTATGAAATAAAGGGGGACTTTATATGTTCTACTCTCGCAACCTGGGTCTTGTAACTGAAGAAGAGCAACGTAAAATTTGTAATGGAGCTGTATTGGTTGCCGGAGTTGGTGGAATGGGCGGAGTGGCCGCAGAAGTTCTGGTCAGGATGGGTGTAGGGACAATTAAAATTTGCGACTTTGATATTTTTGAAGAGACAAATTTCAACCGTCAGCTGCATTCTAATATTCAAACTATCGGTAGATATAAAGTTGAAGTTTTAAAAGAAGAGCTCCTAAAAATTAATCCCAATTTAAAAATCGAAAGTTACACACAAGGTGTGACCAGAGACAATATTGAAGAGCTGCTTGAAGGAGTTCAGATTATTATTAATGGTATGGATAAGATGTATGCGAGTCTGATTCTAGAGCGAACGGCAAGACAGAAAAAACTTACGATTGTCGATGCGTGGCTTACTCCTTTTGCCAGTGTGTTTGTCATGAAACCTGAGTCTCCTCACTGGGAAGAATTTATGGATCTGCCGACGCTTGGAGTTTCATTAGATGATATTACAGATGAGCTGTGTGCAAAGGCCGTCGCAAAAGAAATTGAGTATACTTTTTCTCATTTCAACCCTTATGACATTATTGACCGTGAACTCGTTCATGGTATCGCACACAATAAAAGAATTCGTCCCAGTTTAGCACCTGTCGTTTGGCTTTCAGGTGTTCTTATGGCCAATGAGACGGTGAAAATTCTGGCCGGTCAGCCTCATACCGATCACGCAGGAATTTTTTATAATCAATACGATCACACAATCATGCGTGGTGAAATTAAATTTAAAAACATTCGTAAAGTTTCTTAATTAGTTTTAATGGTTGAAGGGGAAGACTATGAAAAGACAATTTAAGATTGGAGAGACTGAACTGGTTCATTATTATAAACCAGGAGAAAATCTTGATGATATCTCGCTTAAGAACTTGCACAACTCATTAGTCCGAATTAACGAAGAGTCGGGTGCTAATGTTGTTAATAAAATGCTGGATAAGAAATTAACTCTGACTGAAATTAGAAATCATTTGAAGAATACTATTATCGGGATAGTTATTCTCGAAGATAGTCCCGCGGGATTTTTGCTCAGTCCGATTCTAAGCTCTATTAATAATAAACCAGTCATTCACGCTGGATTAGTTGTTATTTCTAAAAATCCTGGGGCCAATTGTGTTGGACTTTTGGCCTATGGGAATTATTGTATGGTCTTTGAAATTTTAGGGCCGATCTATGCGACTAACATTAGCAGTACTCCTTCTATCATAGAGGATTTTGTGACGATGATTCCAGATAGCTGGCCTAGTCCGGATGTTAATCTAAAAGTGGCACCAAAAAATTATAAGGATGTCGTAAAAATTTTAAAAGACGAGTACATGGATAATTATTTTCCAGATCCAGGTAAGCTCGACGTGAACTATAAACGTTTTATTTTAACTTCTAACTCTCAGGATATGGGGTTTACGACAGACTTTCATAAGATCTCCAGATCAAATGATTTGAAGTATATGTTGTTTTGCCAGGCCTGGGTTAATTATAATAAAGAAGAAGACATCATTCAGGTGGGAGAAATCAGCTTGTATGGTTATATGCGCATGAAATATTATATTTTCATGATGAAACGTGGATTGAAGAAAGCGGAAATAGGAAGAGCACGTGAGCGTGAAATGATCAGAGATATCGTTTCTTCTACAGAAAATAAAAAAGCAGCTTAATTAAATTCAACATGAGGCATTTTACCAATTTTGATTGAAAAATGCCTCATCCCTTTAGTATTCAGACCTCTTTTCATCACTATTTATAGGCAAAATTATTGCACTTATATTCATAAGCTTTTTTTGAATAGTTTATTCAAATTAATTCAGGAGGATTTTATGAAACTTACAATAATGGTTATGCTGACAATGCTTTTATCAATCTCATGCACTAAACGTGACAAAATATCAGACTTTGAGCCAGGCCCTAACACTTCAACGGAAAAAGATGGAAGTCAGGCAGGACAGGGTAGCGGGTCCTCTTTAGGAAGTGAGAATCCAGCGCCTTCAAATCCTTAAAGTTTATTTTTGAGAATGATATTAAAAGTTGTTTCAGGATTAGTTTGGTCGAGTAACAATTCACCTTTGTGATCCTGAACAATGATTCGTGAAGTACTGAGCCCCAGACCTACACCTTTGTTGGCAAATTTTGTGGTAAAAAAAGGCTTCATGATTTGGTCTCTTATTTCTAGGGGAACACCTGGGCCGCTATCAGTTACAGAGACCGTAAAGTTGCGATCGTCTTTTTTGAAACTGATGCGAACTAACTTCTTTTCACTTTCCAAGACAGCATCATGAGCATTTGTTAAAAGGTTGATGAGAACTTGAGTGAGTTGAACTGGCCTGCAGTTGACAATCATTTCAGGCGTTGAATCACCAATGACGAGAGTCACTCCAGTTGCTTTAAACTTTTCAGAACAAATATCCAAAGCGTGACCGATAATTTCCTGGATATGAACATCTTCAAATGGAGAGGTCAGGTCATTTCTTGAAAGGAATTTCAGACCTCTGACAATCATGGCGATGCGATCAATGTTGATGGCCGACTTTGAAATTTTATCCAAAAAGTACTCAGTATTTAAATTAGCACCTTCTTTTTCCAAAGTTCTTTTCATGTTGAATAGAAAGCCGGAAATGATGGCCAAAGGGTTATTAATCTCATGGGCCACACCGGTTGCGATCTGACCGATCATCATAAAACGAGCGTTTTCTTCCTGTTGCCTTCTGATTTCTTCGTGAGCTTCTGAACGATAAATTTCATTAGAGATATCAATCCCCATGATGAGATAAGAGTTTTCTTCTTCAATCTCTTTAATGTAAAAGCGCACAGTCTTTTTCTCATTGTCGATTTCGAAGTGATCGACGATTTTTATATCGCGGTTTCTTAAAAGATCAATGTGAGAGAAGTACTGCTTTAAATTTTGCAGAGGGTATTGGGTAAGGTCAGTTCCGACAACTTCTTCTTTTGATTTATTGATTATAGATAAAAAGATATCATTGGCGTTTTTGATTTTCTGATTCTGGTCAATCCACAGAATTGCTGAAGGCATAAGATTGATAAAAGAGCTCACTTCAGCTTCAGTTTTAGTTGAAAGATTATTCATGGGTTTCCTCTTAACTAAATAATAACTTACTTATTAAATAAAAAATAAATTAATTAAGAGGAACAATTTACTCAGGGATTATTTTAAAATGGCCTTTTTATACTCTTCAATTTTTTGCTGTAAGTATAACTGAATCTTATTATCGGATATGAATCGAGCAGCATTCGGGTCGAAGTTCTTTCTTCCTTCTGATTCTCGAAGAATACCTTCAGCGACGATAATTTGATCCTCCACATTCATCTGAGGGCCAGTGAGAAGGTTCCAAAGGACTAAGCGGGCATCCCATTCTCTGTCTCTGACCATACGGATTTCAGTCGCTGCTGGTTTCTCTGTCCAAAGTCTTTTAGAAACCGGACACCACGATACATCTTTTTTAATCTGCATGACGTGGATGTATTCATGAATCAGGGTGCTGTATGGGGAGTCGCTTGCGAGCACGATGGTTGTTGCATCCAGGGATTCAGGTTTCTCACCCTGACATAATGTTTTTCCCATGGCCCCTTCAATGGCAGAGATCTGAGTGAGGTGACCTTTGTCTTCACGGATCTGTCCCCAGTAGAAAAGTTTGGATGGATTTTTTCTGCCGGATGAGAGAATAAGAACTTTTATTTTTTCTTCTTCAAGTTTGGCCAGCAAGTCTTTTGGAGAGAGTTGAGACAAGGCCTGTATTTTGGCTTTGAAGTCATCGTCATCAGCAAGACAAGATTTGCATGTCGCTTTTTTTACCTGAGAGTAATTGATTGTATTAGATAAAAAAGTATAAGCTTCTTCGGGAGCACTCTCGAATGTGAAGCTAAAAAATTCTCTGTATAAAATATCTTTGTTATTAAAATTATAATGAAGGTGTTCAGACTTAAATTGCTCTTGTTCACCTTTGGTTAAACTCTTCCATAGTTTGGCGACTTTCGTTTTTGCACTCTTAAATGCATAAATAGCGTGCAGGCGTTCATGATTATAATTTCTAATGGCAGTATCTAAGAAAGCTTCTTCTGTCCCATTTTCAAGAAAGGTGATGGGGTTGAGGATAATATTAAATTCTTTTTCGCCTGTAAGAGGTGTTGGTGTGAGTCCCAGTATTTTTAAAGATTCTACGCAAGGTCTGGCCGCTTTTGAGTTCAACCATTTTTTATAAGTGCCAAGTGATTTTGTGTTGAATGAAAATCCATAAACGACATAAGGGAAAATATCGGCCGGAACCTGAGCTTCTGAAACAACTCCATTATAAATGGCCAGGCAGTAGTATTGAGAAGTGAAGTGAGAAGGGTCATTGATAATCGTTGTTTGAATTGATGAATCTATTTTAAGTGCTGGTGCCTGCTTTAATAGTTCTTCAGTGGTAAGGCCTTTTTTAATCGTTGTCATCTTTTCGAGACAGCTTTTTTCATTGGATTGCAAAGAACAAGTCTGAATAATAAATTGATCCAATTGCTGTGAATTGAGTGCCGGCGCTTTTGTTTCTGCCGAAACCGATAATATAAGTGAGAAAAGGATAGCTAAAGAGTTCATTAAACCTGCATTTTGAAATGAAAAAATTTGTTATTATAGGTTAACAAACTTTAAGTATTCCACAAGCTTTCCTATTGATTCCCTTATTTATTCCATTGATTCTGCTAATGAAATGATTAATATTAAGAGTAAGGTGGGTGAAAGGTTCAATGCTCTCGCACTTTAGAAGTAGATTAAGCGAAAAAGATTTTGAGATTTTTGTTAGTGAGTTTAAGCAAAGGCCCTTTCAAGTGTTGCCAGATGAAAGGCCTTTTTTCTATCCATTTAAGAGGACGCTTCTGTGGGCGAGACGATGATTACTTTAGAATCTTCATCGTGTCGTTGATCCAAGTTTTGTAATAAACAGCGTTCGTATAAACACCAGTATCATTACAAAGCTCACTTCCTCTGCTTGTTACACCAAGAAGGAAGAGTTGACCGTTTACTTTAAGGTAAGCAGGTCCACCAGAGTCACCGTTACATGTCCCAGCTTTTTTCTCGTTAAGGCGGAATTCAGTTTCCTGGATTGAAGCGATTGGAGCTTCAGTTACACGAAGGATTCCGTCACCTGATGATTCAATCTTTAAACAGTTAAACTTTTTACCTTGTTGATTTTCATCACAAGTAATTTCTCCGTAAGCAATAGCTTCGTCGATATCTTTAACACTCTTTGGATCAATTGGAGTTGTCGTTACTGTATCAACACCAAAACCAGCAACAGTAATCATGTCGCCTCTTTTAAGTTTGCTGTCGTCAGCTAGGATCGTTGCAGGTTTGTATCCAGCTGGGATTGTCCCTCTGAATTTAATAAGAGCGATATCACCAGTATCAATTTCAATTGTTTCGTTATTTGGATCCCAAGACTTGCTTACTTTGAAATCTGTTGCTTGAAGAACAAATTCTGCCTGAATATCTGGTTCACGAGAGTTTAATACATAATCAAGATCATTTGAGAAAACGATTTTAATATCTGACGCTTTATCAGGAGCACAGTGTGCTGCTGTTAAAACAACGTTTGGAGCAATAAGTGAACCTGTACAAACAGCATTAAATTTTGAATTGAAAATTCCTACGATGCTTGAACCAAGAACATCGCCTTCCTTAACAACTGATCCGTTCATAATTGATGTATCAATGACACGAACAGAGTCGCTCGAAGATTTAGGTGCGCACGAAGCTAGTGCTGTTAGAGTTAGAATAACTAATAAATGACGCATCTCTTTCCCCTTTAATGTGATGAGGGTTTTTATATGGGGCAGAGGTCTGATAAGCAAGATTTTTAGCTTTTTTAAAATCTAACTTTTTCTAACTGTTCCGTAGCTATTTAATACTTGTCTGGTTCAATAGGTCGGTGACATTTAAATACCATATCGACTAAGTAAATTTTTTTTACGTCAAAGATTCAGATTCAGAATGTAACTGAGCATTATATTTTTTTTAATTAGTCTCTACCTTTTTTCAATTTCTTATCAATAAAAAAGTTTGGCACATTAACTGCTCCTTGAAACGTACACGATCAATTTGATCATTACATTTTTTTAAAGGAGCCCCAAGGATGGAGCAAACGAAAAGACCTGCACGTTTTGTGCTTGCTTGGATTCTGTTACTTATAGTTGTCACTCTCAATTCTTCCTGCACACCTTCTGGTGATTCAGTGACGGCAGGAGAGATAACACAAACTGGTGAAATAGATACTTCTACTGGTCAACCAATAACTCCGGGAGTGAGTGTTCCGGACGGATATTATGCTGAACAAATAAAAACGATTGCCGGCAACTCAACATGTGCGAGTTACTCATGGTCGGGAAGAGGTAAAGCACCTGCGGCCTACATTAAAGGAATGGCACTTACCTATGCGAGAAGTTATTGTCGCTTAAAAACTACTGAAGCTGCTCCAACAAATCTAATAAATATTTTAGGTGGAAGAGCTGGAAGCTCTACGACAGATGCACTTGCTTTATACGCCTCAACTTTCAGCAGTCTTTCGATGGATGTGAATAATGCTGGAGTAGGCCCTCTTAGATCTCTTTATACTTTAGGGATTGGATTAGGGATGCGCGAGAGTTCCGGGAAATACTGTGAAGGAAGAGACATGTCGGCATCGAACACGTCAGCGAATACTGCTGAGGCCGGAATGTTCCAGACAAGTTATGACTCAATCGGGGCCTCTGCTGAGTTAACTAATTTGTATAATGAATACAAGGCCAATCCTAATAACTGTTTTCTTGATACCTTCAAAGTAGGCGTGAGCTGTGGTTCATCTAGCATCGCGGGCTCTGGTGCTGGAGCTGATTACCAGGCATTCAATAAGTCGTGTCCGGCATTTGCTGCTGAGTACGCCATGGTGATGCTTCGAGTTCGCCGCAACCACTACGGGCCGATCAATAGAAAAGAAGCGGAAGTC
Coding sequences within it:
- a CDS encoding sensor histidine kinase, producing MNNLSTKTEAEVSSFINLMPSAILWIDQNQKIKNANDIFLSIINKSKEEVVGTDLTQYPLQNLKQYFSHIDLLRNRDIKIVDHFEIDNEKKTVRFYIKEIEEENSYLIMGIDISNEIYRSEAHEEIRRQQEENARFMMIGQIATGVAHEINNPLAIISGFLFNMKRTLEKEGANLNTEYFLDKISKSAINIDRIAMIVRGLKFLSRNDLTSPFEDVHIQEIIGHALDICSEKFKATGVTLVIGDSTPEMIVNCRPVQLTQVLINLLTNAHDAVLESEKKLVRISFKKDDRNFTVSVTDSGPGVPLEIRDQIMKPFFTTKFANKGVGLGLSTSRIIVQDHKGELLLDQTNPETTFNIILKNKL
- a CDS encoding class I SAM-dependent methyltransferase, with amino-acid sequence MNKDLSQAEINDVTDTALWVAAYRAEESLRKDALFHDTFASLLVGEQGELIATRTQGSRYTAWSVVIRTHIIDHFIMNLIPTGIDTVLNLGAGLDTRPYRLNLPADLRWIEVDFPKIIDHKNAKLKDQTPHCKLERVQMDLSQVEIRDEFLSQISRESKNVLVITEGVIPYLSNDDARSLADALKKYHNFGHWITEYYSPEILKFLRTPKRLTQMRNAPFLFYPENWFEFFKQSGWNEQETKYFGVESEKLGRTPPTPGWLKSLDASDESAKKLIKYYLGYSIYKNVN
- a CDS encoding endo alpha-1,4 polygalactosaminidase → MLKSACLPLSLALLSTMTFISMTPSEAATTAPTTMSVSAGDLDGVVKSLAKANDNANVMLYSSTSAKLTSLFKFSTKGMGSTLTLEASLTQTTAKNIFTFLVLNSAGTYVSVASTSGTSKAKTIKVKLPAGSVVNNTVQIRLTSASADDLKLDYLVLNDQGSVVTPPVVTPPVTPPVTPPVTPPTPTISAVPAGTSFHLQLQGQVNLDTPAKLYDIDLYDTTEATIATLKDQGKIVICYFSAGSYEDWRIDAALFPKVALGNNLDGWPGEKWLDVRNEGVRKIMADRMSLAKKKGCDGVDPDNVDGYTNKPGFPLTMAHQIDYNKFLATTAHSKGLLIGLKNATDQVTALVDYYDFSIVESCNVYNECARYSPFVAQNKAVLLAEYTKFSAAICASTRSLNFTTVFFNQALDGKLMTPCP
- a CDS encoding HesA/MoeB/ThiF family protein, which gives rise to MFYSRNLGLVTEEEQRKICNGAVLVAGVGGMGGVAAEVLVRMGVGTIKICDFDIFEETNFNRQLHSNIQTIGRYKVEVLKEELLKINPNLKIESYTQGVTRDNIEELLEGVQIIINGMDKMYASLILERTARQKKLTIVDAWLTPFASVFVMKPESPHWEEFMDLPTLGVSLDDITDELCAKAVAKEIEYTFSHFNPYDIIDRELVHGIAHNKRIRPSLAPVVWLSGVLMANETVKILAGQPHTDHAGIFYNQYDHTIMRGEIKFKNIRKVS
- a CDS encoding sensor histidine kinase — encoded protein: MELLNLAAVALFNALDKHNIDRNLLIEGTGLKMEYMDDHQKRHSWDQFVKMYANCAVHIGAEETAKEIGYLGIYNENIALIRKVGTGLLDVKTIYWYTATFVAKHLFKESVTFKYKKNNSKQVTMEINIHPELVDCPLLLQTYTHLFETLPTVLGLPKAKVAARITERRGEYTVYLKHTSYFKLVWKRFLSIFTGDASTIELITDLENQSIELSKIIDEKSQLLRIVSHDVANQISIIDYYLKKTMRNEELSEEDQKYLSIAKNSSNKLYNILKNVQNMEVTSLRGIDIVPVDIEKIFMSVQYDFQTQLDHKKLTLKCKNEVHPSISVLAEASSLETNVLGNLMANAIKFSPEGETIELRARLVGERVIITVSDQGMGIPFEERHSLFTKKLRNSSIGTMGETGTGFGLGIVLNYVKLFNGRISVELNVPHGSVFVVELDAFVPQIVTNQGPFKNILPGSSLRN
- a CDS encoding D-glycero-alpha-D-manno-heptose-1,7-bisphosphate 7-phosphatase: MKKAIFLDRDGVINKLIIREGKAQAPYTLEEFALYPGVEEALKMIKDAGYLAIIVTNQPDVARGWVKKESVEMVNAKIKELLPIDDIKICFHTNADNCVCRKPLPGMLLEAAADWEIDLKESFMVGDRYGDISAGVKAGCRTILIGAGDAQEDHPSPDHKAELLIDAMKFI